From a region of the Bradyrhizobium sp. KBS0727 genome:
- a CDS encoding thymidylate synthase, which translates to MNQYHDLLERILADGAEKHDRTGTGTLSIFGHQMRFNLSAGFPMLTTKRLPLKAIVHELLWFLAGDTNIKYLKDNGVSIWDEWADANGDLGPVYGSQWRSWPAPDGRSIDQISNVVEMIKRNPDSRRLIVSAWNPADVDKMALPPCHCLFQFYVANGKLSCQLYQRSADVFLGVPFNIASYALLTMMVAQVTGLKPGDFVHSLGDAHLYSNHLEQARLQLTRPTRPLPVMKINPDVKDIFAFRYEDFALEGYDPHPHIKAEVAV; encoded by the coding sequence ATGAATCAATACCACGACCTGCTCGAACGGATTCTCGCCGATGGCGCCGAGAAGCACGACCGCACCGGCACCGGTACGCTGTCGATCTTCGGCCATCAGATGCGCTTCAATCTGTCGGCAGGCTTTCCGATGCTGACCACCAAGCGGCTGCCGCTGAAGGCGATCGTGCACGAACTGCTCTGGTTTCTGGCCGGCGACACCAACATCAAATACCTAAAAGATAACGGCGTTTCGATTTGGGACGAATGGGCCGACGCCAATGGCGATCTCGGCCCGGTCTATGGTTCGCAATGGCGGTCCTGGCCGGCGCCGGACGGGCGCAGCATCGACCAGATTTCCAACGTCGTCGAGATGATCAAACGCAATCCGGATTCGCGGCGGCTGATCGTAAGCGCGTGGAACCCGGCCGACGTCGACAAGATGGCGCTGCCGCCCTGTCACTGCCTGTTCCAGTTTTACGTCGCGAACGGCAAATTGTCGTGCCAGCTTTACCAGCGCTCCGCCGACGTGTTCCTCGGCGTGCCCTTCAACATCGCCTCCTATGCACTGCTGACGATGATGGTGGCGCAGGTGACGGGACTGAAACCCGGTGACTTCGTGCACTCGCTCGGCGACGCGCATCTGTACTCGAACCATCTCGAGCAGGCGCGGCTGCAACTGACGCGCCCGACGCGTCCGTTGCCGGTCATGAAGATCAACCCCGACGTGAAGGACATCTTCGCGTTCCGCTACGAAGACTTCGCGCTCGAAGGCTACGACCCGCACCCGCACATCAAGGCCGAGGTCGCGGTGTGA
- a CDS encoding tripartite tricarboxylate transporter substrate binding protein BugD, with amino-acid sequence MSSYGRSLASGCVAMLAALCGVVAQAQAETYPTRSITMIVPFAAGGPTDVIARLVTSHMAQTLGQSIIIENVVGAGGTTATTRAARAANDGYTLITGHMGTHAAAVPLYPSLAYHPEKDFEPVGLLAGTPILILARKDFSPKDLKEFLAYVKANEAKLNAAHAGVGSVSHVSCQLLNSVLDIKPTGVPFNGTGPAMNALVGGQVDYMCDQIVNAVPQINAGTIKAYAVATPERNPSLSNVPTTAEAGLPAFQAQAWNAIFAPKGTPAPVIAKLNEAIGKALNDEAVRKRLLELGSVIPAPAERTPEALAALVKAEIAKWTPVLKPAS; translated from the coding sequence ATGAGTAGTTACGGTCGCTCGCTAGCGAGCGGTTGCGTTGCCATGCTTGCCGCGCTGTGCGGCGTTGTGGCGCAGGCGCAGGCGGAAACCTATCCGACGCGCAGCATCACCATGATCGTGCCGTTCGCGGCCGGCGGTCCGACCGACGTCATCGCGCGCCTCGTTACTTCGCATATGGCGCAGACGCTCGGCCAGAGCATCATCATCGAGAACGTGGTCGGCGCCGGCGGCACCACCGCCACCACGCGCGCGGCGCGCGCCGCCAATGACGGCTATACGTTGATTACCGGGCACATGGGCACGCATGCGGCGGCGGTGCCGCTGTATCCTAGCCTCGCCTATCATCCGGAAAAGGATTTCGAACCCGTCGGCCTGCTCGCCGGCACGCCGATCCTGATCCTGGCGCGCAAGGATTTTTCGCCGAAGGACCTCAAGGAATTCCTCGCTTATGTGAAGGCCAACGAGGCCAAGCTGAACGCCGCGCATGCCGGCGTCGGCTCGGTGTCGCATGTCTCGTGTCAGCTCCTGAATTCGGTTCTCGACATCAAGCCGACCGGCGTTCCCTTCAACGGAACCGGGCCTGCGATGAATGCGCTGGTCGGCGGGCAGGTCGATTACATGTGCGACCAGATCGTCAACGCGGTGCCGCAGATCAACGCCGGCACCATCAAGGCCTATGCAGTGGCGACGCCGGAGCGCAACCCGTCGCTATCAAATGTTCCGACCACCGCAGAAGCAGGCCTTCCGGCGTTCCAGGCCCAGGCGTGGAACGCGATCTTCGCGCCGAAGGGAACGCCCGCGCCTGTTATCGCCAAATTGAACGAGGCGATCGGCAAGGCCCTCAATGACGAGGCCGTCCGCAAGCGCCTGCTCGAACTCGGCAGCGTGATCCCGGCTCCGGCGGAGCGCACCCCGGAGGCGCTGGCGGCCTTAGTCAAAGCCGAAATCGCGAAGTGGACGCCGGTACTCAAGCCCGCAAGTTAA